A region of Myxococcus stipitatus DSM 14675 DNA encodes the following proteins:
- a CDS encoding cytochrome c oxidase assembly factor Coa1 family protein produces the protein MSATPEGSLVPQQGWWGRNWKWVVPVGCLGLLASCGCLGFVVVGLGVSSVTQNMGAYTEAVSIATNDAQVRKVMGAPIKASGFPKQTQVNSINGVTRAQLAIPLDGPQADGMLQVDARKEGDGDWHYDVLTVEVEGGTRIDLRDDAPSERDLLPEGDDSGEPPPPPLEEEEPPRRDAPKPGSGKDSDIEL, from the coding sequence ATGAGCGCGACGCCCGAGGGCTCGCTGGTGCCTCAGCAGGGTTGGTGGGGCCGCAACTGGAAGTGGGTGGTGCCGGTGGGGTGTCTGGGGCTGCTCGCCTCGTGCGGCTGCCTGGGCTTCGTCGTCGTCGGACTGGGTGTCTCGTCCGTGACGCAGAACATGGGCGCGTACACGGAGGCGGTCTCCATCGCCACCAACGACGCGCAGGTGCGCAAGGTGATGGGCGCGCCCATCAAGGCCAGCGGCTTTCCCAAGCAGACGCAGGTGAACTCCATCAACGGCGTCACCCGCGCGCAGCTCGCCATCCCGCTCGACGGGCCCCAGGCGGACGGCATGCTCCAGGTCGACGCGCGCAAGGAAGGCGACGGCGACTGGCACTACGACGTCCTCACCGTGGAGGTGGAGGGCGGCACGCGCATCGACCTCCGGGACGATGCCCCCTCCGAGCGCGACCTGCTCCCCGAGGGCGACGACTCCGGTGAGCCGCCTCCGCCGCCGCTCGAGGAAGAGGAGCCGCCCCGCCGCGATGCCCCGAAGCCGGGCTCCGGCAAGGACAGCGACATCGAGCTGTAG
- a CDS encoding electron transfer flavoprotein subunit alpha/FixB family protein, with the protein MPIVLIVAEQQPDGHLRKASLNAIGAGKQLADKAGAELHIAILGKDPAKVVDELKTTGAKAVHVGAAAELEHYLAETYAPVLSTLATELKADYVGMASTAQGKDLMPRLAARLKAAMATDITGLNGSGADVTFTRPMWAGNVFAEVKLTTPVKVFTVRATEFAAAAGGQAAAEVKTFAPKVEASKTKFVEFKEVKSARPELTEARVVISGGRGTKGDFKEIEALADDLGAAVGASRAVCDAGWVPNDLQVGQTGKVVAPALYIAAGISGAIQHLAGMKSSKTIVAINKDAEAPIFQVADYGIVADLFKVLPELRAELQKLK; encoded by the coding sequence ATGCCAATCGTTCTCATCGTCGCCGAGCAGCAGCCGGACGGGCACCTCCGCAAGGCCTCCCTCAACGCCATTGGCGCGGGCAAGCAGCTGGCCGACAAGGCCGGCGCGGAGCTGCACATCGCCATCCTGGGCAAGGACCCCGCCAAGGTCGTGGACGAGCTCAAGACCACGGGCGCCAAGGCCGTGCACGTGGGCGCCGCCGCGGAGCTGGAGCACTACCTCGCGGAGACGTACGCCCCCGTGCTGTCCACGCTCGCCACCGAGCTGAAGGCGGACTACGTGGGCATGGCGTCCACGGCGCAGGGCAAGGACCTGATGCCCCGGCTCGCCGCGCGCCTGAAGGCCGCCATGGCCACGGACATCACCGGGCTGAACGGCTCGGGCGCGGACGTCACCTTCACCCGCCCCATGTGGGCCGGCAACGTGTTCGCCGAGGTGAAGCTCACCACGCCGGTGAAGGTGTTCACCGTGCGCGCCACGGAGTTCGCCGCGGCCGCCGGTGGCCAGGCCGCCGCCGAGGTGAAGACCTTCGCCCCGAAGGTGGAAGCCTCCAAGACGAAGTTCGTCGAGTTCAAGGAAGTGAAGAGCGCCCGCCCGGAGCTGACCGAGGCGCGCGTCGTCATCTCCGGTGGCCGTGGCACCAAGGGCGACTTCAAGGAGATTGAAGCGCTGGCGGATGACCTGGGCGCGGCCGTGGGTGCGTCCCGCGCGGTGTGTGACGCGGGCTGGGTGCCCAACGACTTGCAGGTCGGTCAGACGGGCAAGGTCGTGGCTCCGGCGCTGTACATCGCCGCGGGCATCAGCGGTGCCATCCAGCACCTGGCGGGCATGAAGAGCTCGAAGACCATCGTCGCCATCAACAAGGACGCCGAGGCGCCCATCTTCCAGGTGGCCGACTACGGCATCGTCGCGGACCTCTTCAAGGTCCTGCCCGAGCTGCGCGCGGAGCTGCAGAAGCTGAAGTAG
- a CDS encoding electron transfer flavoprotein subunit beta/FixA family protein produces MKILVTAKRVEDPESKIKVKPDGSGIVQEGLKYKINPFDEIGVEEGLRLVAKHTGEVVVVSIGGKEVQEQLRHALAMGAHRAVWVNHTGPLDQLGIAALLQKVAEKEKPDLVVLGKQSIDDDQNQVGQYLAEFLGWGQATFASKVESLESAEEKNKEPAVKLTADKKAVQVVREVDNGLATLECQLPAVVTTDLRLNQPRYASLPGIMKAKSKPIEELTPEKLGVNVTPQIQVLKLASPPARKAGIKVPDVATLVDKLRNEAKVV; encoded by the coding sequence GTGAAGATCCTCGTCACCGCCAAGCGCGTGGAAGACCCCGAGTCCAAAATCAAGGTGAAGCCCGACGGCTCGGGCATCGTCCAGGAGGGGCTCAAGTACAAGATCAACCCCTTCGACGAGATTGGTGTCGAAGAGGGCCTGCGCCTCGTCGCCAAGCACACGGGCGAAGTGGTGGTGGTGTCCATCGGCGGCAAGGAAGTGCAGGAGCAGCTCCGGCACGCGCTGGCCATGGGCGCGCACCGCGCGGTGTGGGTGAACCACACGGGCCCGCTGGACCAGCTGGGCATCGCGGCGCTGCTGCAGAAGGTCGCGGAGAAGGAGAAGCCGGACCTGGTCGTCCTGGGCAAGCAGTCCATCGATGACGACCAGAACCAGGTGGGCCAGTACCTGGCCGAGTTCCTGGGCTGGGGCCAGGCCACGTTCGCCTCCAAGGTGGAGTCGCTGGAGAGCGCCGAGGAGAAGAACAAGGAGCCGGCCGTGAAGCTCACCGCGGACAAGAAGGCCGTCCAGGTGGTGCGCGAGGTCGACAACGGGCTGGCGACGCTGGAGTGCCAGCTGCCCGCCGTCGTCACCACGGACCTGCGCCTGAACCAGCCGCGCTACGCCAGCCTCCCGGGCATCATGAAGGCGAAGAGCAAGCCCATCGAGGAGCTGACGCCGGAGAAGCTGGGCGTGAACGTCACCCCGCAGATCCAGGTCCTGAAGCTGGCGTCCCCGCCCGCGCGCAAGGCCGGCATCAAGGTGCCGGACGTGGCCACCCTGGTGGACAAGCTGCGCAACGAGGCGAAGGTCGTCTAA